The following proteins come from a genomic window of Finegoldia magna ATCC 29328:
- a CDS encoding cell wall-binding repeat-containing protein, producing the protein MKKTSKLIKVILVFALIIGAFSFNSSFAAAQDVEINETNFPDANFRKMLKAKEYDADENGKLSESEIKAIKNIDVAGKLVGNLKGLEYFTELEELTCTNSSLTSLDITKNTKLKKVECGKNPIKSIDLSKNTELLEFSCGLGRLENIDLSNNKKIQKIETYNCPLNKINLKNCTNLKYLDCSGGEITTLDVSDNVNLTTLICSSNKFFTLDLSKNTKLVELYIIDNPISEIDLSNKNNLETFGCSNTFIKKLDVSKNTKLKNLYCSEVGLRNLDVSKNTDLVRLECDKNQLTSLNLTNNSMIQELDCKYNRISNLDLSRQIFLKNLDCGNNILEKLDLSKNTEIKNVKCNDNLLKEINLKSCKDLEELDCRYNKLENIDITNNSKMLQIKCNNNELKSLNLEKSSGLKYIECGNNKLSNLDLSTTKNANLDLNNPTVQELDVEISKKDNSLDLTKLPGKFDPSKVKNLKSAKFDGKKLIVDKDAKTVTYDYNAGGKNYLKVTMNVKFSDKEEDIERLAGSDRIATAIEVSKKEYPSASTVIIARSDIYPDSLAAASISHKLRAPILLTESNKLDDRVKTEIKRLKATNVIIVGGEKSITKDVHDALLEYDKDKNIERIAGNNRYETSAALAKKLVEDLKEVKHAAVIASGENFADALTAGAYAAGEYYPILLVQKDEIDPSIAKVIKSYEINKTIIAGGKMSVSENVEKDLPKDTQRIAGADRYETSAKIADQLFKTQLTYVASGEVFADALVTSPVAASHKTPILLVSKNGASKEVKDYVKKTIDYFIIVGGEKSVPNSVVLELEKASK; encoded by the coding sequence ATGAAAAAAACAAGCAAGTTAATCAAAGTAATCCTTGTATTTGCATTGATTATAGGAGCGTTTTCATTTAATTCATCATTTGCTGCTGCGCAAGATGTTGAAATCAATGAAACAAATTTTCCTGATGCTAATTTCAGAAAAATGCTTAAAGCAAAAGAATATGATGCTGATGAAAATGGAAAATTGAGTGAATCAGAAATTAAAGCTATAAAAAATATTGATGTAGCGGGTAAATTGGTTGGTAACTTAAAGGGATTAGAGTATTTCACTGAACTTGAAGAATTGACATGTACTAATTCAAGCTTAACAAGCCTTGATATTACTAAAAATACAAAACTTAAAAAAGTTGAATGTGGGAAAAACCCAATTAAATCTATTGATTTAAGTAAAAACACGGAATTATTGGAATTTAGCTGCGGATTAGGTAGACTGGAAAATATTGATTTAAGTAATAATAAAAAAATACAAAAGATAGAAACATATAACTGTCCATTAAATAAAATAAATTTAAAAAATTGTACAAACCTTAAATATTTAGATTGCTCAGGCGGAGAAATAACAACATTAGACGTAAGTGATAATGTGAATTTAACTACACTAATATGTTCCTCAAATAAGTTTTTCACTCTTGATTTGAGTAAGAACACAAAACTTGTGGAGTTATATATTATAGACAACCCAATATCAGAAATAGATTTGAGCAACAAAAATAACTTAGAAACATTTGGCTGTTCCAATACTTTTATCAAAAAATTAGATGTAAGTAAAAATACAAAACTTAAAAACTTATACTGCTCAGAAGTTGGTTTAAGAAATTTAGATGTAAGCAAGAACACCGACTTAGTAAGGTTAGAATGTGATAAAAATCAACTTACAAGTCTTAATTTAACTAACAATTCAATGATACAAGAATTAGATTGCAAATATAACAGGATTTCTAACTTGGATTTAAGTAGACAAATATTCCTAAAAAATCTAGATTGTGGTAACAATATTCTTGAAAAATTAGACTTGTCTAAAAACACAGAAATTAAAAATGTTAAATGCAATGACAACCTTCTTAAAGAAATAAATCTAAAATCATGTAAAGATTTGGAAGAACTTGATTGCAGATACAATAAATTAGAAAATATAGATATAACTAATAACTCCAAAATGTTACAAATAAAATGTAACAATAATGAGTTAAAAAGTTTAAATCTTGAAAAAAGCAGTGGATTAAAATATATAGAATGCGGAAATAACAAATTAAGCAACTTAGACTTATCAACTACTAAAAATGCTAATTTGGATTTGAATAATCCAACAGTTCAAGAATTGGATGTTGAAATAAGCAAAAAAGATAATTCGCTTGATTTGACAAAACTTCCAGGTAAGTTTGATCCTAGTAAAGTAAAAAATTTAAAATCAGCTAAGTTTGATGGAAAGAAATTAATAGTAGATAAAGATGCAAAAACTGTTACTTACGATTACAATGCAGGTGGCAAAAATTATTTAAAAGTAACTATGAATGTGAAGTTCTCAGATAAAGAAGAAGATATTGAGAGACTTGCTGGATCTGACAGAATTGCCACAGCTATCGAAGTTTCCAAAAAAGAATATCCAAGCGCTAGTACAGTTATCATCGCAAGAAGTGACATCTACCCAGATTCACTTGCAGCAGCATCCATTTCTCACAAATTAAGAGCGCCAATTTTATTGACAGAAAGTAATAAACTTGATGACAGAGTAAAGACAGAAATCAAAAGATTAAAAGCTACTAACGTAATAATCGTTGGTGGGGAAAAATCTATCACAAAAGATGTTCACGATGCTTTACTAGAATACGACAAAGACAAAAATATCGAAAGAATCGCTGGTAACAACAGATACGAAACATCTGCAGCATTAGCGAAAAAACTCGTAGAAGATTTGAAAGAAGTGAAACACGCAGCAGTTATCGCAAGTGGAGAAAACTTCGCAGATGCATTAACAGCAGGAGCATATGCAGCTGGTGAATATTATCCAATCTTATTAGTACAAAAAGACGAAATTGATCCAAGCATAGCAAAAGTTATCAAATCATACGAAATTAACAAGACAATAATAGCTGGTGGAAAAATGTCGGTGTCTGAAAATGTTGAAAAAGACCTACCAAAAGATACGCAAAGAATTGCTGGAGCTGACAGATACGAAACTTCCGCAAAAATTGCTGATCAACTTTTCAAAACACAATTAACATACGTAGCAAGCGGCGAAGTATTCGCAGATGCATTGGTAACATCTCCAGTAGCTGCAAGCCACAAAACACCAATATTATTAGTTAGCAAAAACGGAGCTTCAAAAGAAGTAAAAGACTACGTTAAGAAAACAATCGACTACTTTATCATAGTTGGTGGGGAAAAATCTGTTCCAAACTCAGTAGTATTGGAATTGGAAAAAGCTAGCAAATAA